A stretch of the Sphingobacterium thalpophilum genome encodes the following:
- a CDS encoding alkaline phosphatase family protein, producing the protein MKIIFINIKKILLFVMWAVCLVSCTKYANPPAIYEDYEQNLQQPVKRKILFISIDGLVGQELKKNVPVNIGELLKTSKYTFNALADENTSNPSSWMTMMSGVTYSNHHIIDESYIPRPNEDDPHGNVAGYPSMLYRIATVAPSLKTTVVSRSATLNDKLLVSANETYTGSSDEEVKSKVLNLFDTKNTDFMIVQFTSVLEAGEKGGFTADNSDYINAIKKVDGYIGEIHKGLTGRRNYQNEDWLVILTSNHGGIGNSYGGGSSQERNTFAIFQNKNFKGAELTGRPMSYVRMWGYDGTGNKPLGVRAVSDNIGNASDYDVATTKELTISARLRFNLNNTIISSTYQPNTYNYWYSGIFGKDSNTSLATPGWMYYTWGNDLQVKISDGVKEATCQTAKINGEWYTMTTVIKAIGNDQINIKIYNNGTLAQETTTSGMNVANIKTNDPLIFGYRPNISYDLVDFDVSNVSIFNKAFTQEEIRNSLCFEGELTQSSVANSLKGYWKMSPDQIGVIKNEISGKSAMGLTGDFYARMTSEVIPCELGDNAVFVQAADFFPQIFYWLEVRTLKDWKLEGQVFLNRYEVEFLMPKQ; encoded by the coding sequence ATGAAAATAATATTTATTAATATAAAGAAGATCTTACTCTTTGTCATGTGGGCAGTATGTCTGGTAAGCTGCACAAAATATGCTAATCCGCCTGCTATTTATGAGGATTATGAGCAAAACCTGCAGCAACCCGTTAAAAGGAAAATACTATTTATTTCCATCGATGGGTTGGTAGGGCAGGAATTAAAAAAGAATGTGCCAGTCAATATTGGCGAATTGCTGAAGACAAGTAAATATACCTTCAATGCTTTGGCTGATGAGAATACAAGCAACCCATCCTCCTGGATGACCATGATGAGTGGTGTGACTTACTCCAATCATCATATTATCGACGAGTCCTACATTCCGAGACCAAATGAAGATGACCCACATGGGAATGTAGCCGGTTACCCTTCAATGTTATATCGTATTGCCACCGTGGCACCTTCCCTTAAAACCACCGTGGTCTCGAGGTCTGCTACTTTGAATGACAAGTTGCTTGTCAGCGCAAACGAGACTTATACTGGATCTTCCGACGAAGAAGTAAAGTCCAAAGTATTGAATTTATTCGATACCAAAAATACCGACTTTATGATTGTCCAATTTACTTCTGTATTAGAAGCGGGGGAAAAAGGCGGATTTACAGCAGATAATAGCGATTATATAAACGCTATAAAAAAGGTGGATGGTTATATCGGAGAGATTCATAAAGGCCTGACGGGGCGCAGGAATTATCAAAATGAAGATTGGCTCGTGATACTCACATCTAATCACGGCGGTATCGGTAATTCTTATGGAGGAGGATCTTCGCAGGAACGAAATACTTTTGCTATATTCCAGAATAAAAATTTTAAAGGGGCTGAACTTACTGGCAGACCAATGAGTTATGTCCGCATGTGGGGATACGACGGTACCGGGAATAAACCCTTGGGGGTGAGAGCTGTTAGTGACAATATCGGCAATGCCAGCGACTATGATGTGGCGACCACGAAAGAATTGACGATTTCGGCCCGATTGAGATTTAATTTAAATAACACCATTATTTCTTCGACTTATCAACCGAATACCTACAACTATTGGTACTCCGGGATATTCGGTAAGGATTCTAATACTTCTTTAGCTACTCCCGGGTGGATGTACTATACCTGGGGAAATGATTTGCAGGTGAAAATAAGCGATGGTGTTAAGGAAGCTACTTGTCAGACCGCGAAAATAAATGGCGAATGGTATACCATGACAACGGTCATCAAGGCTATAGGGAATGACCAGATTAATATCAAGATTTATAACAATGGTACATTGGCACAGGAGACGACAACTTCTGGTATGAATGTGGCGAATATCAAGACGAACGATCCGTTGATTTTTGGCTATAGGCCCAATATTTCTTACGATTTGGTGGATTTCGATGTGTCCAATGTATCTATTTTTAATAAGGCTTTTACACAGGAAGAAATACGTAATTCTTTATGCTTTGAAGGTGAACTAACGCAGTCTTCGGTCGCAAATAGCCTGAAGGGGTACTGGAAAATGTCGCCCGATCAGATCGGGGTAATCAAAAATGAGATTTCTGGGAAGAGTGCTATGGGGCTTACAGGAGATTTTTATGCTAGGATGACGTCTGAAGTTATTCCTTGTGAGTTGGGCGACAATGCTGTATTTGTTCAGGCAGCTGATTTTTTTCCTCAGATATTTTATTGGTTGGAAGTACGGACATTAAAGGACTGGAAACTTGAAGGGCAGGTGTTTTTGAATAGATATGAAGTAGAATTTTTAATGCCTAAACAATAA